In Diabrotica undecimpunctata isolate CICGRU chromosome 9, icDiaUnde3, whole genome shotgun sequence, the DNA window TTTTCTATCTATACATTTTGGTAGATTATTTTCAGTGTTTCAAATGATTATTGAAAAAGATATGTAAGACTTTATTATGCTAGGTCACTGCTTActagtttaaataaaatacaaatagacTTACAATTATTTTCTGGTACATTTTGCTCCATGTCATTTATAATCTGATCTTCTTCTGGTTCAATATTGTGAGCAACAAGAATATTGTGTAATACACAGCAAGCATTTATTATTTCAGCAGCTTTAACAGGACTGTAGTGTAGAACTCTATGTTTTAACAGACAACGAAATCTCATTTTTAATACTCCATTGCACCGTTCAATACAGTTTCTTACTGAACTATGTGCAACAGTATATCGTCCTTCTGGAGTATTTTGTTGGGCACCTTCTATTGGTGTTAGTAACCATGGCTGTAAAGGATAGCCAGAATCACATAGAAATTTAATGTGTAATATATTTAAGGCAACTGAACCAACCAACCTAATAACCAGAATCCTCGTTCTCCATCATCATATGTTTGTTCCATATGATGAAAAATATTAGACATGGTCCATATAGCGGAGTCATGCGTGGATCCAGGATATCTTgaattacaatttaaaattttcaagttGCTAGTGAAAGTTTAAAGTTAAAGTTTAAAACATACCAGTTGGCAATTTATACTGTGATATCCCTTTCTGATGAGGTATGCAATACCTGGATGTACAGGGTGATCTAGAGGAGGTGCAACAATTGCAATGTGTGTGCAATCAATGCACCCTACTACTCCCGGGAAGTTAAATTTATTcataaatctaaaattttaagcACATTTTAAAAAAGCCAGATTAATAGGTTCAAAATTATTTACCCTTGTATTAAGAAACGTTTTTCTTCTATCGTACTGGGAAACTTTATGTATCGCCGACCAATGTGATTCGACAGTATTTCACTTACACTCTTTATGCACCGACTAACCATTGGCTGGCTCATACCCAACAAAAAGTCTTGGCCAACAGCTTTTTGATAATCTCCTTGGGCATAAAAATGTAAAGCGCATAAAACCTGAAAATACCTTAtttaaaattatgaaactatgtattttagtgtgtttttaaatttatttgagatTGATTTACCTTCAAATAATTTGGCACAGCTGTTATTCTGATCTGTCCAGCCAAAAAAGGTTCTATTTCATTAATAAGGTCCATGTCTATTTCCTTTGGTAGACGGTACAGACCTTTAAATATTTGTTCAGGGATTTCAAAGGGATTACTTGCATCCCTAAGGGTGCGCCTCTGAAGGTTGAATATTTGGCTAAAAAGACAGAAAACAGTTACCTACATAAGAAACTAAGTATAAAAAGAATTTGAACAAAACGattatatatattacattttGTAGCGCGTTAAATGTGCTACTTACCTTTGCAATTCTTCCCCAATTTCAATTCCAAGATCGATGccgaaatttaattgtaaagccATATCAAAAGTTCTTAATAATGATTGTTTTTAATAGATTTGACTTTGACATAAAcatcaaaacaaaataaactaaaatgcgCTTGCGTCAAGCACAATTCCGATATCGGAATCTCATTTCGACAGGGTGAATGCTGTCGAAGTCATTTCTATTTACTATTACGATTGTAGAGATTCGAAAGCAGTTATGGAATACCGATTTTTACTATTTCTATTCGACTGGGCAACTTCTATTCGATTTCCCTGACTTCTATCATCGAAATGAGTTACAGAATAGGCATGATTTACGTAACAAGCAATGTTTAAAGCATTGAATTTTCAAGGAAAATCTCAGAGGCAAATGTTTAGCAACTCTTATTTTTTACTCGTCTTTCTCTACCAGttcaagttattttttttttgtaaataatacaATTAATTGTTATAGAAACGTGTGTTATTATTTAAAGACTAATATTTGAAAAAAGagttttggttatttttttaaCAAGAAATGTGTGCTTACTAATAACGCTTTGACAAAATCTTTTAAATATTCTACATACTTCAGTTTATTATATAGTTGATAGCGGTAatgattttataataataatataaaaccaaaatatattatttcagtCATAAACAGGTGTACCTATAAAAGATAGTTACCtaaatgcaaatttttttacagatgATTATCAATCAAGATCGACGTAGGAAAACACGGGCAGCTGAAATATTAGGATTGGCTTTGAAACTAGATGAAAACATTCCTTATGCCTGCACAAGTCAGTCTACTACTAGTGTTATTACAGTCGTAATAACTGTAGTGTTATACAGAGCCCACAGGATCACCATCTAAAAACCTGAGCATCGAAACCAAACGACGGCATCGAACCACAGTGTACTGTTGCCAGATGGAAGTTCCTACATTTCGGAGACAAATGAAAATATTACTCCTCCTATTAGTACAAGCCAACAAGTTGGTAGTCTTGCCTTGTCTGAAAATCAAGAAAGTAATCGTTCTTATCGAAATGTGTTCTCCTCCAACAATTTAGAAGACTCCCACTCCCACTCCTACAGTTAAACTAGAAACTTCATACTGAAAACTTAACAGGTTGACTGCATTACCGGTCCCCTGGGACCGGTGTTCGTTATTATTAAAGTGTGAAAACtacaaacttttaaaaattgcaaaaGGCATATCTTCGTTAACATtcgtttgttttaaatgctaaaaACAGCATTATACTTGTCTTAAGATTCTAAACATTTCTAAAAGAAAACAATGTACCGGGCTTTGGGGGCTGTCCTGCGGCACCGGTGCATATTTATATATCTGCATGTTTGCGCAGTCAATCGACATTTAGTATCGTTTGTATTTCAATAGAAGGTGTGTTTACGTCCGTGTTTTAAGTGGTTTTACTAGTCTAAAAATGTCATCTCGCGTTAAAAAGATGTTGTTTTTAGCTCAAACAGCTGATACAAGCAAAACAAAAACTGTAGAGTGTAACGAACCGATTACTTAagttgaaaacaaaaaatatgacgAAGACAACCCAAGTATTGTAAATTCGCGCCAAAGTCCAACTGATTTAAGAGACCATGTGCTCGCAGAGTTGCCAAATAGTGACAGTGAAAATGAACGGGACGATCCTTTTGATTCAGACGATTCTGTAATCGACAAAAACTATGTTCGTTCTTCAGATGAATCGTAAAATGATGTAATTGAGAGTGATTTATTCGACGATGATAATGAGACAAAAATTGATAACGAAAAAATGTCAGAATCTGAAAATTATGATGAAAACGAGTGGCATGATATAGGTGAGAGTGACAATGAAACtggtgagttaaatcaatatcaAGATATgcctatattaaattttaacgttAACGAAATAAAAATCCTATAGACGCTTACAAGTTATTTGTAACCGATGATCTTTTACATAATATTGTCACTGAAACAAATAGATTTTTTCGGGAAATGTTGTTAAATATACATCGATCAAAATCACGTATACGTTACTGGGTTGACTGCGATATAGCCGAactgaaacgtttttttttttcttcaatatgtttAGTTATGGGATTAGTTGATGGTCCCGCAATAAATTTATATTGGTGGAAAGATCTCATAATCAGGAATGAGTTTATTACGACTACCATGAGACGAGGCAGGTTCATATACAATAATACAACGAAAAAGTCTAAATGTTGGTTTGATTTGTAGTTAAGAATGCAAAAATAAATGCAAtgataaaataaatttagaaCAAAGGACAAAAATATTTTCTGGGTACTACCAATTGGCAACTAAAGACATGAAACTATATCTTTTTAAGAGTACGAGTTTTAAGAAACCAGCAAGGCCAAAAAAGATGCTGTTCGTAAAGTCTATCTCAATGTTTATCGTCTTGAATTTTACCTCATTATTGTCTTATCTCCATCTAGGTATTTTATGACAGGGCATCAGAGGCGGACtccaagtaaaaataataatatagcaATTTCTTTTCGAGGCATCTAttttattgtaaagaaaattACATTTATTTACTAGTAATTTAAAACTTATATTCAATACTGAGTGATAACAATAAGATATTTAAACTACActgtaaaagttaaaaattaatgaTTATTAAATATCTATGTTGTATTCATGGATgttatcacagataactaacttgactgatatatctattaacaactaacctacctttataattaattttcattaactaaaaaagataacctTCCCTTGTTTTTCtcagatacatctcaataagatataataatacatgaacaatagaatataattaaaaaagaaaatcaaaataataattccctatactgggatttaatttccatcgtttttaccaatgaaccttaacgacataaagattcataagaactacttgaatttgtcagcgcatgcgttctggctaaaacagaacctcacttttaaactttctaacaatcaaaaatttagttattgccgacaattcaaagaattacctccttttaaatgtagttacattgggttttcgattaaccttgggtaaacctttgcgttttaagttcaaagctaccatacatttcaaaccttaaaaaaactttttttgcacatagtaacaaaaaacaccattatgttactagcagagttttttaatattctaactctacaattctaagttacggtaagatcaataatgtttttaatagataatatatggtagctaattataatttattatctttcagccctgaagaagccaaattaattctctttggcggaaacgttcggcgaaacaattgatactcattagagtctttcttgcatatttccccaatatttaagagtttattatatatatatatatatatatatatatatatatatatatatatatatatatatatatatatatatatatatatatatatatatatatatatatatatatatatatatatatatatatatatatatatatatatatatatatatatgccagaTCCAACGTACATTCGCTAATTCGGTACTCTGATGGAGAAGTTGAACTATCCATAATAAATGAAATCAGGATACTGAGTTAGACATATGTTTTGTATTGCAGGTGTGGTTAGCAAAGAGGTCCTGTGTTTTATTGTAGGTGTTTTCGGCACATAGCTTCTGTTTTGCGAAATTGTTGTTTGCGCTTGCGTAACTAGTGTTGTTGTTGGTATGTAAGAGGGAGCTGCTTTTTGCCCATATATAATGCTCATtgcctttttatcatcatcaccaaAACTTGTTACATCTTGTTGATACCAATCATACATACGAATCAATATTACTATGTTCCAGTCCGAGGGAATGATCAATTTCATGCATTAGGACAGCAAAAAAATTGGCTTTACCATCTGGAGCTCTGCCATTTCCTACATACCATGGTTCATTAGCATCAAGATGAATTTCGGTACACTCACCGTTTGCGCTGGGGTAGTATGCGTGGGCCAATATTTTTCCAGGACCATCGAAATTAAATGAACATTTAGAGTTTCCTTGACAACTTGCTCGAAAATTAGGATTATCTGGTACCACAGTTATAGTAATATCCGGCTTTGGAGAAGGTATT includes these proteins:
- the LOC140450777 gene encoding matrix metalloproteinase-24-like, which gives rise to MALVECQERYNLPVTGILNNDTMNMMMNEPLYSVGDNNCAIHSKWNKTNLRWYFPKAISNPDYINLAAETFARWEKISNLKFKQVIIPSPKPDITITVVPDNPNFRASCQGNSKCSFNFDGPGKILAHAYYPSANGECTEIHLDANEPWYVGNGRAPDGKANFFAVLMHEIDHSLGLEHSNIDSYV